In Pleuronectes platessa chromosome 5, fPlePla1.1, whole genome shotgun sequence, a single genomic region encodes these proteins:
- the stard13b gene encoding stAR-related lipid transfer protein 13 isoform X5 yields MKLDVNLPKKKSEDSDEEDLFAISDKWTFEWSSRRWSRLQDIDCLLGREGQPFREGVPLRTTTSSESVLTDLSEPEVSSLHSESSGGSGHRGLSTEDSDYSNRTCSDSAAMPDSTSFTMPQIPKDIAYYDSLSDKQGKTSRIRAKDFLKRMETLRSRGTLGRGRKTLVISSPVLQEEAQALKTLHCVEIINGDGGAPESLSNKVPPSQCGSEGSSHSSGSAVSTPSLKEHKPHRSDFKRSGMYLEDIDIFSETQMSKVAEQNRKNEFCSYEDLVVHIPKDHKPGTFPKALSIESLSPTNGASINWHRGSRHLDSPLISCRKESRPVTQCCSRGSRISVYDNVPGSHLYASTGDLIDLEKEDLFPHLDDILLHVNGLQQIVDHWSKNVLPGGEGLAQMDGDREDRVGLQSSSQITLDFEGNSVTESQTTPSERDRDRVSLAETESTRLRERRDSGVGASLTRPNRLRWPSFQISNRLSHSVASLQITNQSAGQLSLLQKFSLLRLTAIMEKYSMSNKHGWTWSVPKFMKRMKVPDYKDKNVFGVPLIVHVQRSGQPLPLGLQQALRYLRSQCLDQVGLFRKSGVKSRIQALRQMNESSPDNVNYEDQSAYDVADMVKQFFRDLPEPLLTSKLGETFLHIYQYVPKDQRLQAVQAAIMLMSDENREVLQTLLCFLSDVTSSVEENQMTPMNIAVCLAPSLFHLNILKKDNLSPRAMQRKYATGRPDQKDLNENLAATQGLAHMIIECNRLFEIPHEMVTQSRNSYVEADLHAPTIEELCKQLEDDDGTHQMHMEGRLQNLLKDAREKSKYWVSCCSSDNTELYYKKVGDGNPLRQWRVSVEVEAPPSVVLNRVLRERHLWDVDLLQWKVSETLDKQTEVFQYVLNRMPPHPSRDFVVLRSWRTDLPKGACSLVSVSIEHEDHPPVGGVRAIVLESNYLLEPCGSGKSRLTHVCRVDLKGRTPDWYNKAFGHLCAAEVARIRNSFQPLIADGPETKI; encoded by the exons ATGAAACTTGACGTGAACCTTCCGAAGAAGAAA AGTGAAGACTCTGATGAAGAAGACCTGTTTGCTATCAGTGACAAATGGACCTTTGAGTGGAGCAGCCGGCGCTGGTCCAGGTTACAGGACATTGACTGTCTACTGGGAAGAGAGGGTCAGCCCTTCAGGGAAGGAGTGCCTCTGAGAACCACCACCAGTAGTGAGAGTGTTCTAACAGACCTTAGTGAGCCAGAGGTCTCTTCTTTGCACAGTGAGAGCAGCGGGGGCAGTGGCCACAGGGGCCTCAGCACAGAGGACTCAGACTACTCCAACCGCACCTGCTCGGATTCTGCTGCGATGCCAGACTCCACTTCTTTCACAATGCCTCAAATCCCCAAAGATATTGCTTACTACGACTCACTGTCTGACAAGCAAGGCAAGACAAGCCGCATTCGCGCCAAAGATTTCCTGAAGCGCATGGAGACACTCCGCTCTCGAGGAACTCTGGGAAGGGGTCGTAAGACATTAGTCATCAGTTCTCCAGTGCTACAGGAGGAGGCCCAGGCACTGAAGACTCTGCATTGTGTTGAAATCATAAATGGAGATGGTGGAGCGCCAGAGTCACTGTCCAACAAAGTTCCTCCGTCCCAGTGTGGTAGCGAAGGTAGCAGCCATTCTAGTGGCAGCGCTGTCAGCACACCCAGCTTGAAAGAGCATAAGCCTCATCGGTCGGACTTCAAACGAAGTGGCATGTATTTAGAGGACATTGACATCTTCTCAGAAACCCAAATGAGTAAAGTCGCAGAACAAAACCGCAAGAATGAATTCTGCTCGTATGAAGACCTGGTGGTCCATATTCCTAAAGACCACAAGCCAGGAACCTTCCCCAAAGCACTATCCATAGAAAGCCTGTCCCCAACCAATGGGGCCTCTATTAACTGGCACAGGGGCAGCAGGCACCTCGACTCCCCACTAATTTCATGCAGAAAGGAATCCAGGCCTGTCACACAGTGCTGCTCCAGAGGTAGCCGCATCAGCGTGTATGATAATGTTCCTGGCTCACATCTGTATGCCAGCACTGGAGACCTGATAGACCTGGAGAAAGAGGACCTCTTTCCTCACCTGGATGATATCTTGCTGCATGTCAACGGTCTACAGCAGATAGTGGACCACTGGTCTAAGAATGTGTTACCTGGAGGAGAGGGGCTGGCACAGATGGATGGAGATAGGGAGGATAGAGTGGGGCTCCAGTCGTCTAGTCAGATCACACTGGACTTTGAGGGAAATTCTGTCACAGAGAGCCAGACCACACCGAGTGAACGGGACAGAGACAGGGTATCACTTGCTGAGACAGAATCGACGAGGCTCAGGGAAAGGAGGGATTCAGGAGTAGGTGCTTCACTCACACGACCCAATCG GTTACGATGGCCCAGCTTCCAGATATCAAATCGTCTAAGTCACTCTGTAGCATCCCTGCAGATTACCAACCAGTCTGCAGGCCAGCTAAGTTTGTTGCAGAAGTTTTCTTTGCTGCGTCTCACTGCAATCATGGAGAAGTACTCCATGTCCAACAAGCACGGCTGGACATG GTCTGTGCCAAAGTTTATGAAGAGAATGAAGGTACCAGACTATAAGGATAAGAATGTGTTCGGAGTCCCTCTCATTGTGCATGTGCAGCGTTCAGGACAACCCCTGCCCCTCGGCTTGCAGCAGGCCTTGCGGTACCTACGGAGCCAGTGTCTTGACCAG GTGGGTCTCTTTCGTAAATCAGGGGTGAAGTCTCGAATTCAAGCTCTGAGGCAGATGAATGAGAGTTCTCCAGATAATGTGAACTATGAGGATCAGTCTGCGTATGATGTGGCCGACATGGTGAAGCAGTTCTTCAGGGATTTACCCGAGCCTCTGCTCACCAGCAAGCTGGGGGAGACCTTCCTCCATATTTACCAAT ATGTGCCAAAGGACCAAAGGTTGCAAGCTGTCCAGGCAGCCATCATGCTGATGTCAGATGAAAACCGTGAGGTGCTACAGACGCTGCTCTGTTTCCTCAGCGATGTCACTTCCTCTGTGGAGGAGAACCAGATGACACCCATGAACATTGCTGTGTGCCTGGCCCCCTCCCTTTTCCATCTCAACATACTGAAGAAAGATAACCTCTCGCCAAg GGCCATGCAGAGGAAGTATGCCACTGGCAGACCAGACCAGAAGGATCTGAATGAGAATTTAGCAGCGACACAAGGCCTCGCTCACATGATCATAGAGTGCAACCGTCTCTTTGAG ATCCCTCATGAGATGGTTACTCAGTCACGTAATTCATACGTGGAGGCAGACTTGCATGCACCAACAATTGAGGAGTTGTGCAAGCAGCTGGAAGATGATGATGGAACACACCAAATGCATATGGAGGGGAGGCTTCAGAACTTGCTCAAAGACGCCCGGGAAAAGTCCAAGTACTGGGTTTCgtgctgcagctctgacaaCACAGAGCTCTACTATAAGAAG GTGGGAGATGGGAACCCTTTGAGACAATGGAGAGTGTCTGTGGAGGTGGAAGCGCCACCATCTGTAGTGTTGAATCGGGTACTACGAGAGCGCCATCTGTGGGACGTTGACCTGCTACAGTGGAAAGTGTCTGAGACACTGGACAAGCAGACAGAAGTTTTTCAGTATGTCCTCAATCGCATGCCTCCTCACCCCAGCAGGGACTTTGTCGTTCTAAG GTCATGGAGGACAGACTTGCCCAAAGGTGCCTGCTCCCTGGTTTCTGTGTCTATAGAGCATGAGGATCATCCTCCTGTTGGAGGGGTACGAGCTATTGTCCTGGAGTCCAACTACCTGCTAGAGCCCTGTGGCTCTGGAAAGTCGAGACTAACTCACGTCTGCAGAGTGGACTTAAA GGGGAGGACTCCAGATTGGTATAACAAAGCCTTCGGTCACCTTTGTGCTGCAGAAGTTGCCCGCATCCGCAACTCCTTTCAGCCACTCATCGCAGATGGCCCGGAGACCAAAATTTGA
- the stard13b gene encoding stAR-related lipid transfer protein 13 isoform X2, producing the protein MFRELPESSGSECLGSMTPETQDIYLRMDHHRRRSGYRLGRIIARQQLLKKISGEIEAKEACDWLRAAGFPQYAQLFEDSQFPIDISPVKRDHDFLDKDLVEPLCRRLKTLNKCASMKLDVNLPKKKSEDSDEEDLFAISDKWTFEWSSRRWSRLQDIDCLLGREGQPFREGVPLRTTTSSESVLTDLSEPEVSSLHSESSGGSGHRGLSTEDSDYSNRTCSDSAAMPDSTSFTMPQIPKDIAYYDSLSDKQGKTSRIRAKDFLKRMETLRSRGTLGRGRKTLVISSPVLQEEAQALKTLHCVEIINGDGGAPESLSNKVPPSQCGSEGSSHSSGSAVSTPSLKEHKPHRSDFKRSGMYLEDIDIFSETQMSKVAEQNRKNEFCSYEDLVVHIPKDHKPGTFPKALSIESLSPTNGASINWHRGSRHLDSPLISCRKESRPVTQCCSRGSRISVYDNVPGSHLYASTGDLIDLEKEDLFPHLDDILLHVNGLQQIVDHWSKNVLPGGEGLAQMDGDREDRVGLQSSSQITLDFEGNSVTESQTTPSERDRDRVSLAETESTRLRERRDSGVGASLTRPNRLRWPSFQISNRLSHSVASLQITNQSAGQLSLLQKFSLLRLTAIMEKYSMSNKHGWTWSVPKFMKRMKVPDYKDKNVFGVPLIVHVQRSGQPLPLGLQQALRYLRSQCLDQVGLFRKSGVKSRIQALRQMNESSPDNVNYEDQSAYDVADMVKQFFRDLPEPLLTSKLGETFLHIYQYVPKDQRLQAVQAAIMLMSDENREVLQTLLCFLSDVTSSVEENQMTPMNIAVCLAPSLFHLNILKKDNLSPRAMQRKYATGRPDQKDLNENLAATQGLAHMIIECNRLFEIPHEMVTQSRNSYVEADLHAPTIEELCKQLEDDDGTHQMHMEGRLQNLLKDAREKSKYWVSCCSSDNTELYYKKVGDGNPLRQWRVSVEVEAPPSVVLNRVLRERHLWDVDLLQWKVSETLDKQTEVFQYVLNRMPPHPSRDFVVLRSWRTDLPKGACSLVSVSIEHEDHPPVGGVRAIVLESNYLLEPCGSGKSRLTHVCRVDLKGRTPDWYNKAFGHLCAAEVARIRNSFQPLIADGPETKI; encoded by the exons ATGTTTCGGGAGCTCCCAGAGTCCTCAGGCAGCGAGTGTCTGGGGAGCATGACCCCGGAGACCCAGGATATCTACCTGAGGATGGACCATCACCGCAGACGCTCGGGGTACAGGCTGGGCAGGATCATTGCCAGGCAACAGCTGCTCAAGAAGATTTCTGGAG AAATCGAGGCTAAAGAGGCGTGCGACTGGCTGAGGGCAGCAGGATTTCCCCAGTATGCTCAGCTCTTTGAAG ATTCCCAATTTCCCATTGACATTTCTCCTGTGAAAAGAGATCACGACTTTCTGGACAAGGATCTCGTGGAACCTCTTTGCAG gcGACTCAAGACCTTGAACAAGTGCGCCTCTATGAAACTTGACGTGAACCTTCCGAAGAAGAAA AGTGAAGACTCTGATGAAGAAGACCTGTTTGCTATCAGTGACAAATGGACCTTTGAGTGGAGCAGCCGGCGCTGGTCCAGGTTACAGGACATTGACTGTCTACTGGGAAGAGAGGGTCAGCCCTTCAGGGAAGGAGTGCCTCTGAGAACCACCACCAGTAGTGAGAGTGTTCTAACAGACCTTAGTGAGCCAGAGGTCTCTTCTTTGCACAGTGAGAGCAGCGGGGGCAGTGGCCACAGGGGCCTCAGCACAGAGGACTCAGACTACTCCAACCGCACCTGCTCGGATTCTGCTGCGATGCCAGACTCCACTTCTTTCACAATGCCTCAAATCCCCAAAGATATTGCTTACTACGACTCACTGTCTGACAAGCAAGGCAAGACAAGCCGCATTCGCGCCAAAGATTTCCTGAAGCGCATGGAGACACTCCGCTCTCGAGGAACTCTGGGAAGGGGTCGTAAGACATTAGTCATCAGTTCTCCAGTGCTACAGGAGGAGGCCCAGGCACTGAAGACTCTGCATTGTGTTGAAATCATAAATGGAGATGGTGGAGCGCCAGAGTCACTGTCCAACAAAGTTCCTCCGTCCCAGTGTGGTAGCGAAGGTAGCAGCCATTCTAGTGGCAGCGCTGTCAGCACACCCAGCTTGAAAGAGCATAAGCCTCATCGGTCGGACTTCAAACGAAGTGGCATGTATTTAGAGGACATTGACATCTTCTCAGAAACCCAAATGAGTAAAGTCGCAGAACAAAACCGCAAGAATGAATTCTGCTCGTATGAAGACCTGGTGGTCCATATTCCTAAAGACCACAAGCCAGGAACCTTCCCCAAAGCACTATCCATAGAAAGCCTGTCCCCAACCAATGGGGCCTCTATTAACTGGCACAGGGGCAGCAGGCACCTCGACTCCCCACTAATTTCATGCAGAAAGGAATCCAGGCCTGTCACACAGTGCTGCTCCAGAGGTAGCCGCATCAGCGTGTATGATAATGTTCCTGGCTCACATCTGTATGCCAGCACTGGAGACCTGATAGACCTGGAGAAAGAGGACCTCTTTCCTCACCTGGATGATATCTTGCTGCATGTCAACGGTCTACAGCAGATAGTGGACCACTGGTCTAAGAATGTGTTACCTGGAGGAGAGGGGCTGGCACAGATGGATGGAGATAGGGAGGATAGAGTGGGGCTCCAGTCGTCTAGTCAGATCACACTGGACTTTGAGGGAAATTCTGTCACAGAGAGCCAGACCACACCGAGTGAACGGGACAGAGACAGGGTATCACTTGCTGAGACAGAATCGACGAGGCTCAGGGAAAGGAGGGATTCAGGAGTAGGTGCTTCACTCACACGACCCAATCG GTTACGATGGCCCAGCTTCCAGATATCAAATCGTCTAAGTCACTCTGTAGCATCCCTGCAGATTACCAACCAGTCTGCAGGCCAGCTAAGTTTGTTGCAGAAGTTTTCTTTGCTGCGTCTCACTGCAATCATGGAGAAGTACTCCATGTCCAACAAGCACGGCTGGACATG GTCTGTGCCAAAGTTTATGAAGAGAATGAAGGTACCAGACTATAAGGATAAGAATGTGTTCGGAGTCCCTCTCATTGTGCATGTGCAGCGTTCAGGACAACCCCTGCCCCTCGGCTTGCAGCAGGCCTTGCGGTACCTACGGAGCCAGTGTCTTGACCAG GTGGGTCTCTTTCGTAAATCAGGGGTGAAGTCTCGAATTCAAGCTCTGAGGCAGATGAATGAGAGTTCTCCAGATAATGTGAACTATGAGGATCAGTCTGCGTATGATGTGGCCGACATGGTGAAGCAGTTCTTCAGGGATTTACCCGAGCCTCTGCTCACCAGCAAGCTGGGGGAGACCTTCCTCCATATTTACCAAT ATGTGCCAAAGGACCAAAGGTTGCAAGCTGTCCAGGCAGCCATCATGCTGATGTCAGATGAAAACCGTGAGGTGCTACAGACGCTGCTCTGTTTCCTCAGCGATGTCACTTCCTCTGTGGAGGAGAACCAGATGACACCCATGAACATTGCTGTGTGCCTGGCCCCCTCCCTTTTCCATCTCAACATACTGAAGAAAGATAACCTCTCGCCAAg GGCCATGCAGAGGAAGTATGCCACTGGCAGACCAGACCAGAAGGATCTGAATGAGAATTTAGCAGCGACACAAGGCCTCGCTCACATGATCATAGAGTGCAACCGTCTCTTTGAG ATCCCTCATGAGATGGTTACTCAGTCACGTAATTCATACGTGGAGGCAGACTTGCATGCACCAACAATTGAGGAGTTGTGCAAGCAGCTGGAAGATGATGATGGAACACACCAAATGCATATGGAGGGGAGGCTTCAGAACTTGCTCAAAGACGCCCGGGAAAAGTCCAAGTACTGGGTTTCgtgctgcagctctgacaaCACAGAGCTCTACTATAAGAAG GTGGGAGATGGGAACCCTTTGAGACAATGGAGAGTGTCTGTGGAGGTGGAAGCGCCACCATCTGTAGTGTTGAATCGGGTACTACGAGAGCGCCATCTGTGGGACGTTGACCTGCTACAGTGGAAAGTGTCTGAGACACTGGACAAGCAGACAGAAGTTTTTCAGTATGTCCTCAATCGCATGCCTCCTCACCCCAGCAGGGACTTTGTCGTTCTAAG GTCATGGAGGACAGACTTGCCCAAAGGTGCCTGCTCCCTGGTTTCTGTGTCTATAGAGCATGAGGATCATCCTCCTGTTGGAGGGGTACGAGCTATTGTCCTGGAGTCCAACTACCTGCTAGAGCCCTGTGGCTCTGGAAAGTCGAGACTAACTCACGTCTGCAGAGTGGACTTAAA GGGGAGGACTCCAGATTGGTATAACAAAGCCTTCGGTCACCTTTGTGCTGCAGAAGTTGCCCGCATCCGCAACTCCTTTCAGCCACTCATCGCAGATGGCCCGGAGACCAAAATTTGA
- the stard13b gene encoding stAR-related lipid transfer protein 13 isoform X3, giving the protein MTSRRHRLKRRRSLSEQLRSSTSKAWDLLWRNVRERRVAEIEAKEACDWLRAAGFPQYAQLFEDSQFPIDISPVKRDHDFLDKDLVEPLCRRLKTLNKCASMKLDVNLPKKKSEDSDEEDLFAISDKWTFEWSSRRWSRLQDIDCLLGREGQPFREGVPLRTTTSSESVLTDLSEPEVSSLHSESSGGSGHRGLSTEDSDYSNRTCSDSAAMPDSTSFTMPQIPKDIAYYDSLSDKQGKTSRIRAKDFLKRMETLRSRGTLGRGRKTLVISSPVLQEEAQALKTLHCVEIINGDGGAPESLSNKVPPSQCGSEGSSHSSGSAVSTPSLKEHKPHRSDFKRSGMYLEDIDIFSETQMSKVAEQNRKNEFCSYEDLVVHIPKDHKPGTFPKALSIESLSPTNGASINWHRGSRHLDSPLISCRKESRPVTQCCSRGSRISVYDNVPGSHLYASTGDLIDLEKEDLFPHLDDILLHVNGLQQIVDHWSKNVLPGGEGLAQMDGDREDRVGLQSSSQITLDFEGNSVTESQTTPSERDRDRVSLAETESTRLRERRDSGVGASLTRPNRLRWPSFQISNRLSHSVASLQITNQSAGQLSLLQKFSLLRLTAIMEKYSMSNKHGWTWSVPKFMKRMKVPDYKDKNVFGVPLIVHVQRSGQPLPLGLQQALRYLRSQCLDQVGLFRKSGVKSRIQALRQMNESSPDNVNYEDQSAYDVADMVKQFFRDLPEPLLTSKLGETFLHIYQYVPKDQRLQAVQAAIMLMSDENREVLQTLLCFLSDVTSSVEENQMTPMNIAVCLAPSLFHLNILKKDNLSPRAMQRKYATGRPDQKDLNENLAATQGLAHMIIECNRLFEIPHEMVTQSRNSYVEADLHAPTIEELCKQLEDDDGTHQMHMEGRLQNLLKDAREKSKYWVSCCSSDNTELYYKKVGDGNPLRQWRVSVEVEAPPSVVLNRVLRERHLWDVDLLQWKVSETLDKQTEVFQYVLNRMPPHPSRDFVVLRSWRTDLPKGACSLVSVSIEHEDHPPVGGVRAIVLESNYLLEPCGSGKSRLTHVCRVDLKGRTPDWYNKAFGHLCAAEVARIRNSFQPLIADGPETKI; this is encoded by the exons ATGACATCTAGAAGACACAGGCTGAAGCGGCGGCGCTCCCTCAGCGAGCAGCTGCGGAGCTCCACGTCCAAAGCCTGGGACCTTCTCTGGAGGAATGTCAGGGAGCGGAGGGTGGCAG AAATCGAGGCTAAAGAGGCGTGCGACTGGCTGAGGGCAGCAGGATTTCCCCAGTATGCTCAGCTCTTTGAAG ATTCCCAATTTCCCATTGACATTTCTCCTGTGAAAAGAGATCACGACTTTCTGGACAAGGATCTCGTGGAACCTCTTTGCAG gcGACTCAAGACCTTGAACAAGTGCGCCTCTATGAAACTTGACGTGAACCTTCCGAAGAAGAAA AGTGAAGACTCTGATGAAGAAGACCTGTTTGCTATCAGTGACAAATGGACCTTTGAGTGGAGCAGCCGGCGCTGGTCCAGGTTACAGGACATTGACTGTCTACTGGGAAGAGAGGGTCAGCCCTTCAGGGAAGGAGTGCCTCTGAGAACCACCACCAGTAGTGAGAGTGTTCTAACAGACCTTAGTGAGCCAGAGGTCTCTTCTTTGCACAGTGAGAGCAGCGGGGGCAGTGGCCACAGGGGCCTCAGCACAGAGGACTCAGACTACTCCAACCGCACCTGCTCGGATTCTGCTGCGATGCCAGACTCCACTTCTTTCACAATGCCTCAAATCCCCAAAGATATTGCTTACTACGACTCACTGTCTGACAAGCAAGGCAAGACAAGCCGCATTCGCGCCAAAGATTTCCTGAAGCGCATGGAGACACTCCGCTCTCGAGGAACTCTGGGAAGGGGTCGTAAGACATTAGTCATCAGTTCTCCAGTGCTACAGGAGGAGGCCCAGGCACTGAAGACTCTGCATTGTGTTGAAATCATAAATGGAGATGGTGGAGCGCCAGAGTCACTGTCCAACAAAGTTCCTCCGTCCCAGTGTGGTAGCGAAGGTAGCAGCCATTCTAGTGGCAGCGCTGTCAGCACACCCAGCTTGAAAGAGCATAAGCCTCATCGGTCGGACTTCAAACGAAGTGGCATGTATTTAGAGGACATTGACATCTTCTCAGAAACCCAAATGAGTAAAGTCGCAGAACAAAACCGCAAGAATGAATTCTGCTCGTATGAAGACCTGGTGGTCCATATTCCTAAAGACCACAAGCCAGGAACCTTCCCCAAAGCACTATCCATAGAAAGCCTGTCCCCAACCAATGGGGCCTCTATTAACTGGCACAGGGGCAGCAGGCACCTCGACTCCCCACTAATTTCATGCAGAAAGGAATCCAGGCCTGTCACACAGTGCTGCTCCAGAGGTAGCCGCATCAGCGTGTATGATAATGTTCCTGGCTCACATCTGTATGCCAGCACTGGAGACCTGATAGACCTGGAGAAAGAGGACCTCTTTCCTCACCTGGATGATATCTTGCTGCATGTCAACGGTCTACAGCAGATAGTGGACCACTGGTCTAAGAATGTGTTACCTGGAGGAGAGGGGCTGGCACAGATGGATGGAGATAGGGAGGATAGAGTGGGGCTCCAGTCGTCTAGTCAGATCACACTGGACTTTGAGGGAAATTCTGTCACAGAGAGCCAGACCACACCGAGTGAACGGGACAGAGACAGGGTATCACTTGCTGAGACAGAATCGACGAGGCTCAGGGAAAGGAGGGATTCAGGAGTAGGTGCTTCACTCACACGACCCAATCG GTTACGATGGCCCAGCTTCCAGATATCAAATCGTCTAAGTCACTCTGTAGCATCCCTGCAGATTACCAACCAGTCTGCAGGCCAGCTAAGTTTGTTGCAGAAGTTTTCTTTGCTGCGTCTCACTGCAATCATGGAGAAGTACTCCATGTCCAACAAGCACGGCTGGACATG GTCTGTGCCAAAGTTTATGAAGAGAATGAAGGTACCAGACTATAAGGATAAGAATGTGTTCGGAGTCCCTCTCATTGTGCATGTGCAGCGTTCAGGACAACCCCTGCCCCTCGGCTTGCAGCAGGCCTTGCGGTACCTACGGAGCCAGTGTCTTGACCAG GTGGGTCTCTTTCGTAAATCAGGGGTGAAGTCTCGAATTCAAGCTCTGAGGCAGATGAATGAGAGTTCTCCAGATAATGTGAACTATGAGGATCAGTCTGCGTATGATGTGGCCGACATGGTGAAGCAGTTCTTCAGGGATTTACCCGAGCCTCTGCTCACCAGCAAGCTGGGGGAGACCTTCCTCCATATTTACCAAT ATGTGCCAAAGGACCAAAGGTTGCAAGCTGTCCAGGCAGCCATCATGCTGATGTCAGATGAAAACCGTGAGGTGCTACAGACGCTGCTCTGTTTCCTCAGCGATGTCACTTCCTCTGTGGAGGAGAACCAGATGACACCCATGAACATTGCTGTGTGCCTGGCCCCCTCCCTTTTCCATCTCAACATACTGAAGAAAGATAACCTCTCGCCAAg GGCCATGCAGAGGAAGTATGCCACTGGCAGACCAGACCAGAAGGATCTGAATGAGAATTTAGCAGCGACACAAGGCCTCGCTCACATGATCATAGAGTGCAACCGTCTCTTTGAG ATCCCTCATGAGATGGTTACTCAGTCACGTAATTCATACGTGGAGGCAGACTTGCATGCACCAACAATTGAGGAGTTGTGCAAGCAGCTGGAAGATGATGATGGAACACACCAAATGCATATGGAGGGGAGGCTTCAGAACTTGCTCAAAGACGCCCGGGAAAAGTCCAAGTACTGGGTTTCgtgctgcagctctgacaaCACAGAGCTCTACTATAAGAAG GTGGGAGATGGGAACCCTTTGAGACAATGGAGAGTGTCTGTGGAGGTGGAAGCGCCACCATCTGTAGTGTTGAATCGGGTACTACGAGAGCGCCATCTGTGGGACGTTGACCTGCTACAGTGGAAAGTGTCTGAGACACTGGACAAGCAGACAGAAGTTTTTCAGTATGTCCTCAATCGCATGCCTCCTCACCCCAGCAGGGACTTTGTCGTTCTAAG GTCATGGAGGACAGACTTGCCCAAAGGTGCCTGCTCCCTGGTTTCTGTGTCTATAGAGCATGAGGATCATCCTCCTGTTGGAGGGGTACGAGCTATTGTCCTGGAGTCCAACTACCTGCTAGAGCCCTGTGGCTCTGGAAAGTCGAGACTAACTCACGTCTGCAGAGTGGACTTAAA GGGGAGGACTCCAGATTGGTATAACAAAGCCTTCGGTCACCTTTGTGCTGCAGAAGTTGCCCGCATCCGCAACTCCTTTCAGCCACTCATCGCAGATGGCCCGGAGACCAAAATTTGA